The region GGAAGGCTGGACCGCGCCGCCCAAATCTATGCTGGTCAGCACCCTTGACAAGGATGACAGCGCATCACTCTACAAGAATGCCATCGCACATTATCGGCTATCGGATGTATCGGCGGCCGGCACGGCCATGCAGGCATTGATCGAACGTCACCCCAAGGATGCCTATTACCGGGAGTTTTATGGCGATATTCTTTTATCGCAAGGGCGCGGTGCCGATGCGGCAGCGCAGTATGAACTTGCCCTGGAACTCCTGGGAGAGACGGTTAATCAAGGCCAGATCAGGCTGTCGCTTGGCCGGGCGTATCTGGCAACAGGCGATGAAAGGCTGATCACAGATGCCGTCCGTCACCTTGAAATCGCCCATCAGCAGGAACCGGACTGGGCTTTTGCCAAACGTCAGCTCGGGATAGGATATGGCAAATCAGGCCAGATTGCCAAAGCCGATCTCACCCTTGCCGAAGAAGCCCTGATGCGCGGGCAGGATAAACTGGCAGGCCAGCTCGCCCGGCGCGTGACGGACAATCCGGACGCCACGGCCATTGAAAAACAGCTCGCCGCCGATATTCTGCATCAGGTCGGCCCGTGACCCGGCCGATACACCGGCGCAAAGCCAGCGCAAAGAACGTGGCCGGATGATGCTTTGCAAAGGATAAAGGTTTCGGCTAAAACAAATCATCCAAAGCAAAAAGGAAATGTCATGACCTCCCCGGACGCCTCCCCAAGATCAGCCAACATGCCCGGCCTCGTATCAACACTGTTGCTCGTGGTCATGCTGGTGGTGGGGGCCGGACTCGGCTATGGGCTTGGCGGCGCGGCTTCCGGCCCGGATGAGGATGAGATCAACCAGATGATCCGCACCTATATTGCCGAAAATCCGGGCTTCGTCCTCGACGTGCTGACACAGCATAACCTCAAACAGCGTGACGCCGCTCGCCAGCAGGCGATCAACCTTGTCAAGGTCAATGACGGCAAGACAATCATCGGCAATCCAGATGGTGACGTGACGATCTATGAATTCAGCGATTATAACTGCGGCTACTGCAAACGTGTTTTTGCCGATCTCATGGATCTGGTGCGTGAAGACGGCAATATCCGGCTGGTGGTAAAAGAGTTTCCCATTCTGGCGGAATCCTCGACTCAGGCCGCGCAGATCTCCATGGCGGCGGCCGAACTCGGCCGTTTCGAGGAGGTCCATACCGCGCTGATGCAATGGCCGGGGCGGCTTGATGGC is a window of Alphaproteobacteria bacterium LSUCC0684 DNA encoding:
- a CDS encoding DsbA family protein, which gives rise to MTSPDASPRSANMPGLVSTLLLVVMLVVGAGLGYGLGGAASGPDEDEINQMIRTYIAENPGFVLDVLTQHNLKQRDAARQQAINLVKVNDGKTIIGNPDGDVTIYEFSDYNCGYCKRVFADLMDLVREDGNIRLVVKEFPILAESSTQAAQISMAAAELGRFEEVHTALMQWPGRLDGAAFSRILADAGIDPGAIQAEISKGEINARIAKTRSVAEALNIGGTPAFVIGNEIAPGAISRSEMAAMVARARDN